In Catharus ustulatus isolate bCatUst1 chromosome 31, bCatUst1.pri.v2, whole genome shotgun sequence, the following proteins share a genomic window:
- the PCBP2 gene encoding poly(rC)-binding protein 2 isoform X2 has protein sequence MDTGVIEGGLNVTLTIRLLMHGKEVGSIIGKKGESVKKMREESGARINISEGNCPERIITLAGPTNAIFKAFAMIIDKLEEDISSSMTNSTAASRPPVTLRLVVPASQCGSLIGKGGCKIKEIRESTGAQVQVAGDMLPNSTERAITIAGIPQSIIECVKQICVVMLESPPKGVTIPYRPKPSSSPVIFAGGQDRYSSGSASYPHTAPSMCLNSDLEGPPQEATRQPLHGNELGPIPAWAAVLPAYTIQGQYAIPQPDLTKLHQLAMQQSHFPMSHGNTGFSGLDASAQTTSHELTIPNDLIGCIIGRQGAKINEIRQMSGAQIKIANPVEGSTDRQVTITGSAASISLAQYLINVRLSSETGGMGSS, from the exons ATGGACACCGGAGTCATCGAAGGGGGTCTCAATGTCACGCTCACCATCCGGCTACTCATGCACGGAAAG GAGGTGGGAAGCATCATTGGGAAG AAAGGGGAGTCGGTGAAGAAGATGCGTGAGGAG AGCGGAGCTCGCATCAACATCTCGGAAGGGAACTGCCCCGAGCGGATCATCACCCTCGCGGGACCCACCAACGCCATCTTCAAAGCTTTTGCGATGATCATTGACAAACTGGAAGAG GACATCAGCAGCTCCATGACCAACAGCACGGCCGCCAGCCGGCCCCCGGTCACCCTGCGGCTCGTGGTGCCTGCCAGCCAGTGCGGGTCCCTCATTGGCAAGGGAGGCTGCAAGATCAAGGAGATCCGAGAG AGCACGGGGGCACAGGTCCAGGTGGCAGGGGACATGCTGCCCAACTCGACTGAGCGAGCCATCACCATTGCTGGGATCCCACAGTCCATCATCGAGTGCGTCAAACAGATCTGCGTCGTCATGCTTGAG TCTCCCCCGAAGGGTGTCACCATCCCGTACCGACCCAAGCCATCCAGCTCTCCCGTCATCTTTGCAGGCGGCCAG GACAGGTACAGCAGCGGCAGTGCGAGCTACCCCCACACCGCCCCATCCATGTGCCTCAACTCTGACTTGGAGGGACCACCTCAGGAG GCCACCCGGCAGCCACTGCATGGCAACGAACTTGGGCCaattccagcctgggctgcagttCTTCCG GCCTATACCATTCAAGGACAGTATGCCATTCCACAGCCAGAT CTGACCAAGCTGCACCAGTTGGCAATGCAACAGTCACACTTTCCAATGTCTCATGGCAACACTGGATTCAGTG GTTTGGATGCCTCTGCCCAAACCACCTCCCATGAACTCACCATTCCAAACGAT ctgatTGGCTGCATCATCGGGCGTCAGGGCGCCAAGATCAACGAGATCCGCCAGATGTCCGGGGCTCAGATCAAGATTGCCAACCCCGTGGAAGGCTCTACTGACAGGCAGGTGACCATAACTGGATCTGCAGCGAGCATCAGCCTGGCCCAGTATCTAATCAATGTCAG
- the PCBP2 gene encoding poly(rC)-binding protein 2 isoform X3, with translation MDTGVIEGGLNVTLTIRLLMHGKEVGSIIGKKGESVKKMREESGARINISEGNCPERIITLAGPTNAIFKAFAMIIDKLEEDISSSMTNSTAASRPPVTLRLVVPASQCGSLIGKGGCKIKEIRESTGAQVQVAGDMLPNSTERAITIAGIPQSIIECVKQICVVMLESPPKGVTIPYRPKPSSSPVIFAGGQDRYSSGSASYPHTAPSMCLNSDLEGPPQEAYTIQGQYAIPQPDLTKLHQLAMQQSHFPMSHGNTGFSGVDSSSAEVKGYWGLDASAQTTSHELTIPNDLIGCIIGRQGAKINEIRQMSGAQIKIANPVEGSTDRQVTITGSAASISLAQYLINVRLSSETGGMGSS, from the exons ATGGACACCGGAGTCATCGAAGGGGGTCTCAATGTCACGCTCACCATCCGGCTACTCATGCACGGAAAG GAGGTGGGAAGCATCATTGGGAAG AAAGGGGAGTCGGTGAAGAAGATGCGTGAGGAG AGCGGAGCTCGCATCAACATCTCGGAAGGGAACTGCCCCGAGCGGATCATCACCCTCGCGGGACCCACCAACGCCATCTTCAAAGCTTTTGCGATGATCATTGACAAACTGGAAGAG GACATCAGCAGCTCCATGACCAACAGCACGGCCGCCAGCCGGCCCCCGGTCACCCTGCGGCTCGTGGTGCCTGCCAGCCAGTGCGGGTCCCTCATTGGCAAGGGAGGCTGCAAGATCAAGGAGATCCGAGAG AGCACGGGGGCACAGGTCCAGGTGGCAGGGGACATGCTGCCCAACTCGACTGAGCGAGCCATCACCATTGCTGGGATCCCACAGTCCATCATCGAGTGCGTCAAACAGATCTGCGTCGTCATGCTTGAG TCTCCCCCGAAGGGTGTCACCATCCCGTACCGACCCAAGCCATCCAGCTCTCCCGTCATCTTTGCAGGCGGCCAG GACAGGTACAGCAGCGGCAGTGCGAGCTACCCCCACACCGCCCCATCCATGTGCCTCAACTCTGACTTGGAGGGACCACCTCAGGAG GCCTATACCATTCAAGGACAGTATGCCATTCCACAGCCAGAT CTGACCAAGCTGCACCAGTTGGCAATGCAACAGTCACACTTTCCAATGTCTCATGGCAACACTGGATTCAGTG GCGTTGACTCCAGCTCTGCCGAGGTGAAAGGCTATTGGG GTTTGGATGCCTCTGCCCAAACCACCTCCCATGAACTCACCATTCCAAACGAT ctgatTGGCTGCATCATCGGGCGTCAGGGCGCCAAGATCAACGAGATCCGCCAGATGTCCGGGGCTCAGATCAAGATTGCCAACCCCGTGGAAGGCTCTACTGACAGGCAGGTGACCATAACTGGATCTGCAGCGAGCATCAGCCTGGCCCAGTATCTAATCAATGTCAG
- the PCBP2 gene encoding poly(rC)-binding protein 2 isoform X4, whose amino-acid sequence MDTGVIEGGLNVTLTIRLLMHGKEVGSIIGKKGESVKKMREESGARINISEGNCPERIITLAGPTNAIFKAFAMIIDKLEEDISSSMTNSTAASRPPVTLRLVVPASQCGSLIGKGGCKIKEIRESTGAQVQVAGDMLPNSTERAITIAGIPQSIIECVKQICVVMLESPPKGVTIPYRPKPSSSPVIFAGGQDRYSSGSASYPHTAPSMCLNSDLEGPPQEAYTIQGQYAIPQPDLTKLHQLAMQQSHFPMSHGNTGFSGLDASAQTTSHELTIPNDLIGCIIGRQGAKINEIRQMSGAQIKIANPVEGSTDRQVTITGSAASISLAQYLINVRLSSETGGMGSS is encoded by the exons ATGGACACCGGAGTCATCGAAGGGGGTCTCAATGTCACGCTCACCATCCGGCTACTCATGCACGGAAAG GAGGTGGGAAGCATCATTGGGAAG AAAGGGGAGTCGGTGAAGAAGATGCGTGAGGAG AGCGGAGCTCGCATCAACATCTCGGAAGGGAACTGCCCCGAGCGGATCATCACCCTCGCGGGACCCACCAACGCCATCTTCAAAGCTTTTGCGATGATCATTGACAAACTGGAAGAG GACATCAGCAGCTCCATGACCAACAGCACGGCCGCCAGCCGGCCCCCGGTCACCCTGCGGCTCGTGGTGCCTGCCAGCCAGTGCGGGTCCCTCATTGGCAAGGGAGGCTGCAAGATCAAGGAGATCCGAGAG AGCACGGGGGCACAGGTCCAGGTGGCAGGGGACATGCTGCCCAACTCGACTGAGCGAGCCATCACCATTGCTGGGATCCCACAGTCCATCATCGAGTGCGTCAAACAGATCTGCGTCGTCATGCTTGAG TCTCCCCCGAAGGGTGTCACCATCCCGTACCGACCCAAGCCATCCAGCTCTCCCGTCATCTTTGCAGGCGGCCAG GACAGGTACAGCAGCGGCAGTGCGAGCTACCCCCACACCGCCCCATCCATGTGCCTCAACTCTGACTTGGAGGGACCACCTCAGGAG GCCTATACCATTCAAGGACAGTATGCCATTCCACAGCCAGAT CTGACCAAGCTGCACCAGTTGGCAATGCAACAGTCACACTTTCCAATGTCTCATGGCAACACTGGATTCAGTG GTTTGGATGCCTCTGCCCAAACCACCTCCCATGAACTCACCATTCCAAACGAT ctgatTGGCTGCATCATCGGGCGTCAGGGCGCCAAGATCAACGAGATCCGCCAGATGTCCGGGGCTCAGATCAAGATTGCCAACCCCGTGGAAGGCTCTACTGACAGGCAGGTGACCATAACTGGATCTGCAGCGAGCATCAGCCTGGCCCAGTATCTAATCAATGTCAG
- the PCBP2 gene encoding poly(rC)-binding protein 2 isoform X5, with the protein MDTGVIEGGLNVTLTIRLLMHGKEVGSIIGKKGESVKKMREESGARINISEGNCPERIITLAGPTNAIFKAFAMIIDKLEEDISSSMTNSTAASRPPVTLRLVVPASQCGSLIGKGGCKIKEIRESTGAQVQVAGDMLPNSTERAITIAGIPQSIIECVKQICVVMLESPPKGVTIPYRPKPSSSPVIFAGGQDRYSSGSASYPHTAPSMCLNSDLEGPPQELTKLHQLAMQQSHFPMSHGNTGFSGVDSSSAEVKGYWGLDASAQTTSHELTIPNDLIGCIIGRQGAKINEIRQMSGAQIKIANPVEGSTDRQVTITGSAASISLAQYLINVRLSSETGGMGSS; encoded by the exons ATGGACACCGGAGTCATCGAAGGGGGTCTCAATGTCACGCTCACCATCCGGCTACTCATGCACGGAAAG GAGGTGGGAAGCATCATTGGGAAG AAAGGGGAGTCGGTGAAGAAGATGCGTGAGGAG AGCGGAGCTCGCATCAACATCTCGGAAGGGAACTGCCCCGAGCGGATCATCACCCTCGCGGGACCCACCAACGCCATCTTCAAAGCTTTTGCGATGATCATTGACAAACTGGAAGAG GACATCAGCAGCTCCATGACCAACAGCACGGCCGCCAGCCGGCCCCCGGTCACCCTGCGGCTCGTGGTGCCTGCCAGCCAGTGCGGGTCCCTCATTGGCAAGGGAGGCTGCAAGATCAAGGAGATCCGAGAG AGCACGGGGGCACAGGTCCAGGTGGCAGGGGACATGCTGCCCAACTCGACTGAGCGAGCCATCACCATTGCTGGGATCCCACAGTCCATCATCGAGTGCGTCAAACAGATCTGCGTCGTCATGCTTGAG TCTCCCCCGAAGGGTGTCACCATCCCGTACCGACCCAAGCCATCCAGCTCTCCCGTCATCTTTGCAGGCGGCCAG GACAGGTACAGCAGCGGCAGTGCGAGCTACCCCCACACCGCCCCATCCATGTGCCTCAACTCTGACTTGGAGGGACCACCTCAGGAG CTGACCAAGCTGCACCAGTTGGCAATGCAACAGTCACACTTTCCAATGTCTCATGGCAACACTGGATTCAGTG GCGTTGACTCCAGCTCTGCCGAGGTGAAAGGCTATTGGG GTTTGGATGCCTCTGCCCAAACCACCTCCCATGAACTCACCATTCCAAACGAT ctgatTGGCTGCATCATCGGGCGTCAGGGCGCCAAGATCAACGAGATCCGCCAGATGTCCGGGGCTCAGATCAAGATTGCCAACCCCGTGGAAGGCTCTACTGACAGGCAGGTGACCATAACTGGATCTGCAGCGAGCATCAGCCTGGCCCAGTATCTAATCAATGTCAG
- the PCBP2 gene encoding poly(rC)-binding protein 2 isoform X6 produces MDTGVIEGGLNVTLTIRLLMHGKEVGSIIGKKGESVKKMREESGARINISEGNCPERIITLAGPTNAIFKAFAMIIDKLEEDISSSMTNSTAASRPPVTLRLVVPASQCGSLIGKGGCKIKEIRESTGAQVQVAGDMLPNSTERAITIAGIPQSIIECVKQICVVMLESPPKGVTIPYRPKPSSSPVIFAGGQAYTIQGQYAIPQPDLTKLHQLAMQQSHFPMSHGNTGFSGVDSSSAEVKGYWGLDASAQTTSHELTIPNDLIGCIIGRQGAKINEIRQMSGAQIKIANPVEGSTDRQVTITGSAASISLAQYLINVRLSSETGGMGSS; encoded by the exons ATGGACACCGGAGTCATCGAAGGGGGTCTCAATGTCACGCTCACCATCCGGCTACTCATGCACGGAAAG GAGGTGGGAAGCATCATTGGGAAG AAAGGGGAGTCGGTGAAGAAGATGCGTGAGGAG AGCGGAGCTCGCATCAACATCTCGGAAGGGAACTGCCCCGAGCGGATCATCACCCTCGCGGGACCCACCAACGCCATCTTCAAAGCTTTTGCGATGATCATTGACAAACTGGAAGAG GACATCAGCAGCTCCATGACCAACAGCACGGCCGCCAGCCGGCCCCCGGTCACCCTGCGGCTCGTGGTGCCTGCCAGCCAGTGCGGGTCCCTCATTGGCAAGGGAGGCTGCAAGATCAAGGAGATCCGAGAG AGCACGGGGGCACAGGTCCAGGTGGCAGGGGACATGCTGCCCAACTCGACTGAGCGAGCCATCACCATTGCTGGGATCCCACAGTCCATCATCGAGTGCGTCAAACAGATCTGCGTCGTCATGCTTGAG TCTCCCCCGAAGGGTGTCACCATCCCGTACCGACCCAAGCCATCCAGCTCTCCCGTCATCTTTGCAGGCGGCCAG GCCTATACCATTCAAGGACAGTATGCCATTCCACAGCCAGAT CTGACCAAGCTGCACCAGTTGGCAATGCAACAGTCACACTTTCCAATGTCTCATGGCAACACTGGATTCAGTG GCGTTGACTCCAGCTCTGCCGAGGTGAAAGGCTATTGGG GTTTGGATGCCTCTGCCCAAACCACCTCCCATGAACTCACCATTCCAAACGAT ctgatTGGCTGCATCATCGGGCGTCAGGGCGCCAAGATCAACGAGATCCGCCAGATGTCCGGGGCTCAGATCAAGATTGCCAACCCCGTGGAAGGCTCTACTGACAGGCAGGTGACCATAACTGGATCTGCAGCGAGCATCAGCCTGGCCCAGTATCTAATCAATGTCAG
- the PCBP2 gene encoding poly(rC)-binding protein 2 isoform X7, with protein MDTGVIEGGLNVTLTIRLLMHGKEVGSIIGKKGESVKKMREESGARINISEGNCPERIITLAGPTNAIFKAFAMIIDKLEEDISSSMTNSTAASRPPVTLRLVVPASQCGSLIGKGGCKIKEIRESTGAQVQVAGDMLPNSTERAITIAGIPQSIIECVKQICVVMLESPPKGVTIPYRPKPSSSPVIFAGGQAYTIQGQYAIPQPDLTKLHQLAMQQSHFPMSHGNTGFSGLDASAQTTSHELTIPNDLIGCIIGRQGAKINEIRQMSGAQIKIANPVEGSTDRQVTITGSAASISLAQYLINVRLSSETGGMGSS; from the exons ATGGACACCGGAGTCATCGAAGGGGGTCTCAATGTCACGCTCACCATCCGGCTACTCATGCACGGAAAG GAGGTGGGAAGCATCATTGGGAAG AAAGGGGAGTCGGTGAAGAAGATGCGTGAGGAG AGCGGAGCTCGCATCAACATCTCGGAAGGGAACTGCCCCGAGCGGATCATCACCCTCGCGGGACCCACCAACGCCATCTTCAAAGCTTTTGCGATGATCATTGACAAACTGGAAGAG GACATCAGCAGCTCCATGACCAACAGCACGGCCGCCAGCCGGCCCCCGGTCACCCTGCGGCTCGTGGTGCCTGCCAGCCAGTGCGGGTCCCTCATTGGCAAGGGAGGCTGCAAGATCAAGGAGATCCGAGAG AGCACGGGGGCACAGGTCCAGGTGGCAGGGGACATGCTGCCCAACTCGACTGAGCGAGCCATCACCATTGCTGGGATCCCACAGTCCATCATCGAGTGCGTCAAACAGATCTGCGTCGTCATGCTTGAG TCTCCCCCGAAGGGTGTCACCATCCCGTACCGACCCAAGCCATCCAGCTCTCCCGTCATCTTTGCAGGCGGCCAG GCCTATACCATTCAAGGACAGTATGCCATTCCACAGCCAGAT CTGACCAAGCTGCACCAGTTGGCAATGCAACAGTCACACTTTCCAATGTCTCATGGCAACACTGGATTCAGTG GTTTGGATGCCTCTGCCCAAACCACCTCCCATGAACTCACCATTCCAAACGAT ctgatTGGCTGCATCATCGGGCGTCAGGGCGCCAAGATCAACGAGATCCGCCAGATGTCCGGGGCTCAGATCAAGATTGCCAACCCCGTGGAAGGCTCTACTGACAGGCAGGTGACCATAACTGGATCTGCAGCGAGCATCAGCCTGGCCCAGTATCTAATCAATGTCAG
- the PCBP2 gene encoding poly(rC)-binding protein 2 isoform X1 — translation MDTGVIEGGLNVTLTIRLLMHGKEVGSIIGKKGESVKKMREESGARINISEGNCPERIITLAGPTNAIFKAFAMIIDKLEEDISSSMTNSTAASRPPVTLRLVVPASQCGSLIGKGGCKIKEIRESTGAQVQVAGDMLPNSTERAITIAGIPQSIIECVKQICVVMLESPPKGVTIPYRPKPSSSPVIFAGGQDRYSSGSASYPHTAPSMCLNSDLEGPPQEATRQPLHGNELGPIPAWAAVLPAYTIQGQYAIPQPDLTKLHQLAMQQSHFPMSHGNTGFSGVDSSSAEVKGYWGLDASAQTTSHELTIPNDLIGCIIGRQGAKINEIRQMSGAQIKIANPVEGSTDRQVTITGSAASISLAQYLINVRLSSETGGMGSS, via the exons ATGGACACCGGAGTCATCGAAGGGGGTCTCAATGTCACGCTCACCATCCGGCTACTCATGCACGGAAAG GAGGTGGGAAGCATCATTGGGAAG AAAGGGGAGTCGGTGAAGAAGATGCGTGAGGAG AGCGGAGCTCGCATCAACATCTCGGAAGGGAACTGCCCCGAGCGGATCATCACCCTCGCGGGACCCACCAACGCCATCTTCAAAGCTTTTGCGATGATCATTGACAAACTGGAAGAG GACATCAGCAGCTCCATGACCAACAGCACGGCCGCCAGCCGGCCCCCGGTCACCCTGCGGCTCGTGGTGCCTGCCAGCCAGTGCGGGTCCCTCATTGGCAAGGGAGGCTGCAAGATCAAGGAGATCCGAGAG AGCACGGGGGCACAGGTCCAGGTGGCAGGGGACATGCTGCCCAACTCGACTGAGCGAGCCATCACCATTGCTGGGATCCCACAGTCCATCATCGAGTGCGTCAAACAGATCTGCGTCGTCATGCTTGAG TCTCCCCCGAAGGGTGTCACCATCCCGTACCGACCCAAGCCATCCAGCTCTCCCGTCATCTTTGCAGGCGGCCAG GACAGGTACAGCAGCGGCAGTGCGAGCTACCCCCACACCGCCCCATCCATGTGCCTCAACTCTGACTTGGAGGGACCACCTCAGGAG GCCACCCGGCAGCCACTGCATGGCAACGAACTTGGGCCaattccagcctgggctgcagttCTTCCG GCCTATACCATTCAAGGACAGTATGCCATTCCACAGCCAGAT CTGACCAAGCTGCACCAGTTGGCAATGCAACAGTCACACTTTCCAATGTCTCATGGCAACACTGGATTCAGTG GCGTTGACTCCAGCTCTGCCGAGGTGAAAGGCTATTGGG GTTTGGATGCCTCTGCCCAAACCACCTCCCATGAACTCACCATTCCAAACGAT ctgatTGGCTGCATCATCGGGCGTCAGGGCGCCAAGATCAACGAGATCCGCCAGATGTCCGGGGCTCAGATCAAGATTGCCAACCCCGTGGAAGGCTCTACTGACAGGCAGGTGACCATAACTGGATCTGCAGCGAGCATCAGCCTGGCCCAGTATCTAATCAATGTCAG
- the PCBP2 gene encoding poly(rC)-binding protein 2 isoform X8 has product MDTGVIEGGLNVTLTIRLLMHGKEVGSIIGKKGESVKKMREESGARINISEGNCPERIITLAGPTNAIFKAFAMIIDKLEEDISSSMTNSTAASRPPVTLRLVVPASQCGSLIGKGGCKIKEIRESTGAQVQVAGDMLPNSTERAITIAGIPQSIIECVKQICVVMLESPPKGVTIPYRPKPSSSPVIFAGGQLTKLHQLAMQQSHFPMSHGNTGFSGVDSSSAEVKGYWGLDASAQTTSHELTIPNDLIGCIIGRQGAKINEIRQMSGAQIKIANPVEGSTDRQVTITGSAASISLAQYLINVRLSSETGGMGSS; this is encoded by the exons ATGGACACCGGAGTCATCGAAGGGGGTCTCAATGTCACGCTCACCATCCGGCTACTCATGCACGGAAAG GAGGTGGGAAGCATCATTGGGAAG AAAGGGGAGTCGGTGAAGAAGATGCGTGAGGAG AGCGGAGCTCGCATCAACATCTCGGAAGGGAACTGCCCCGAGCGGATCATCACCCTCGCGGGACCCACCAACGCCATCTTCAAAGCTTTTGCGATGATCATTGACAAACTGGAAGAG GACATCAGCAGCTCCATGACCAACAGCACGGCCGCCAGCCGGCCCCCGGTCACCCTGCGGCTCGTGGTGCCTGCCAGCCAGTGCGGGTCCCTCATTGGCAAGGGAGGCTGCAAGATCAAGGAGATCCGAGAG AGCACGGGGGCACAGGTCCAGGTGGCAGGGGACATGCTGCCCAACTCGACTGAGCGAGCCATCACCATTGCTGGGATCCCACAGTCCATCATCGAGTGCGTCAAACAGATCTGCGTCGTCATGCTTGAG TCTCCCCCGAAGGGTGTCACCATCCCGTACCGACCCAAGCCATCCAGCTCTCCCGTCATCTTTGCAGGCGGCCAG CTGACCAAGCTGCACCAGTTGGCAATGCAACAGTCACACTTTCCAATGTCTCATGGCAACACTGGATTCAGTG GCGTTGACTCCAGCTCTGCCGAGGTGAAAGGCTATTGGG GTTTGGATGCCTCTGCCCAAACCACCTCCCATGAACTCACCATTCCAAACGAT ctgatTGGCTGCATCATCGGGCGTCAGGGCGCCAAGATCAACGAGATCCGCCAGATGTCCGGGGCTCAGATCAAGATTGCCAACCCCGTGGAAGGCTCTACTGACAGGCAGGTGACCATAACTGGATCTGCAGCGAGCATCAGCCTGGCCCAGTATCTAATCAATGTCAG